The genomic DNA ATAAAATCATAGATTTAAAAGGTAACGGTTCGTTACCTTTTTTTTTATATCTTGGCTTTGTCATACCAATATAAAACTTACATTACACATTGCCGTATATTGTAGGGTATTTGTCATAGCCAAAACCATTAGCCATGGATTACATGCTGCTTATTGGGAATATTGCCATCCTTATTTCGGTAAGCATAATCTTCAATTTCATCTCGCGGCACTGGAAGGTGAATACCCTTCAGTATCGCATTCTTACCGGAATTCTTTTTGGTCTCACCGCCATCGTTGGAATGATTGCTCCTGCGAGGGTTGAGCCTGGCGTCTTTTTTGATGGTCGTTCCATAATTCTCTCCATTGCCGGTCTTTTTGCTGGCAGCTTACCCGCCATGCTTGCAGCCGCTATGGCCACAGCATTCCGAATATATAGTGGGGGCACTGGAGTGGCTATGGGCATTCTTGTTATAGTAGTATCCACCGCTATAGGCATCATTTTTCATAAGCTGCGGCAGTATAAGAAAATCAGGCTAACAATCCCGATGCTAATAGGCATTGGTTATTTGGTTCATATCGCAATGCTTGCCTGCACTCCAGCACTCCCAGCCTACCAGCGTTCTGAGGTAGTTCATCATCTTCTGGTTCCTCT from Williamwhitmania sp. includes the following:
- a CDS encoding LytS/YhcK type 5TM receptor domain-containing protein, producing the protein MDYMLLIGNIAILISVSIIFNFISRHWKVNTLQYRILTGILFGLTAIVGMIAPARVEPGVFFDGRSIILSIAGLFAGSLPAMLAAAMATAFRIYSGGTGVAMGILVIVVSTAIGIIFHKLRQYKKIRLTIPMLIGIGYLVHIAMLACTPALPAYQRSEVVHHLLVPLLTIYPFGFILVSILFLDHENRIKSVEDLANSEVRYKQLVENAQMIIVKLNVRGEIIFINKFGLA